From Anopheles coluzzii chromosome 3, AcolN3, whole genome shotgun sequence, the proteins below share one genomic window:
- the LOC120955973 gene encoding OTU domain-containing protein 7B-like isoform X3, with protein sequence MNMETTHLVTEFITHTGANTQDAVSCLKTWEWDLKKALIDYNDTSTTEYFNNKKNESEDLNNSQSSTSASTQRSYGSASPSMLPSATTSMFSSGKKLERGISRATENVTLVSRARQEFEMDFHAHIHEQNDKNLNFIDTPDYTFTLPDLTKYTDDFRKFLEKDLIENSTLNSLEATNRLNWWYESGACRKLWPLATTGDGNCLLHAASLAMWGFHDRRLTLRRTLHDILSKEEFREALYRRWRFQQTRVNKQAGFVFCESEWAKEWEEIVAIASPEPRRNSKSTGPSRRRSLLIEKNFDAANAGASATSIHDREDVNATYESLEEIHVLALAHILRRTIIVVSDVFLRDINGEAFSPIPFGGVYLPFEVPSNECHRAPLLLAYDMAHFSALVAMEASNDSPPALIPLVDETNQLLPIQFCIDPGKDFNWREYDGSDGNWILTDREHIALLKEYLDIVHATGIESPDDEIYYDDYSDDEYEKKIAEGEIVFTSDENYNHNVGTTSSTPVVTTVSSAVASMTASNQSLPGGVSGKDVGSKSKAAKQLQSVAKQFGSIGKSMSRKLRKNIGSITRIGSKNSHSGSTTGGASSKKSQFNDKSNFRSELPRFRILCAQLKSRRHEYQEEMIKNYLECAQERYLEAEKMRDRKEIERLTKYVAEVGQLHREHEEYPGDSESPEVSRMVGGEPVNCINAGCLNYGTAATSYMCLECYEMQCKRESSKCIVDSTDYTLRYGTGKSKFYAEADMDAHDRIQKLPSARRLNDLDQTLYLSRSTFYNDTKPEDMHSSSNSVYKNVVTIAGVDQSSNASGLNRQHSYQQQLYHNHHQSQHQPHYHRDEEISKPPHQQHVSTGMCTEYATSAKPPIGPSSSGSTTSSSSGIVASIYSPGGSVVSATNSTNMPYTRTGAMCVVNLPPVSNGIENTVTGTGQFACNHNGLVASHGSLGNTNETTRSLHPFSSSSSSSSIGVVGGSSVLQTSHPTVNSSHYGKNQLCRTEGCKFYGSINTNFYCSKCCQEYNI encoded by the exons ATGAACATGGAAACCACTCATTTAGTCACGGAATTCATCACGCACACTGGAGCTAATACGCAAGACGCAGTCAGCTGTTTAAAAACTTGGGAGTGGGATTTGAAGAAAGCGCTAATTGATTACAATG ATACTTCGACTACGGAATATttcaacaacaagaaaaatgaaagCGAAGATCTAAACAATTCACAATCATCTACATCCGCATCAACGCAACGTTCGTATGGATCTGCGTCTCCTTCAATGCTAccatcagcaacaacatcgATGTTTTCATCGG GCAAAAAATTAGAACGAGGAATATCACGTGCTACGGAAAATGTGACATTAGTTTCACGTGCTAGACAAGAGTTTGAGATGGATTTCCATGCTCATATtcacgagcaaaatgacaAGAATCTTAACTTCATTGATACACCAGACTATACGTTTACTCTGCCCGACCTGACAAAATATACAGACGATTTTCG caAATTTCTTGAAAAAGACTTGATTGAAAACTCTACTCTTAACTCATTGGAGGCTACGAATCGTTTGAATTGGTGGTATGAATCAGGAGCTTGTCGAAAACTTTGGCCATTAGCCACTACAGGTGATGGCAACTGTTTACTACATGCTGCATCACTCGCTATGTGGGGCTTCCACGATCGCCGTTTGACCCTGCGCCGTACATTGCATGATATTTTATCGAAGGAAGAATTTCGTGAAGCACTGTATCGACGGTGGCGATTTCAGCAAACCCGTGTCAACAAGCAGGCCGGGTTTGTGTTCTGTGAAAGCGAGTGGGCTAAAGAATGGGAAGAGATTGTTGCTATTGCTTCACCAGAACCAAGACGTAACTCGAAAAGCACCGGGCCTTCCCGGCGACGATCGTTGTTGATCGAAAAAAACTTTGATGCTGCGAATGCTGGAGCGAGTGCAACATCGATTCACGATAGAGAAGACGTAAATGCTACTTACGAAAGCTTGGAAGAGATTCATGTGCTAGCACTAGCGCATATTCTTCGACGCACCATCATCGTGGTTTCCGATGTGTTTCTTAGGGATATTAATGGCGAAGCATTCTCTCCCATACCATTTGGTGGAGTTTATTTGCCGTTCGAAGTACCGTCAAACGAATGCCATCGAGCCCCATTGCTGCTGGCTTATGATATGGCACACTTTTCTGCATTAGTAGCTATGGAAGCAAGTAACGATAGTCCGCCGGCGTTAATACCCCTTGTAgatgaaacaaatcaattaCTTCCAATTCAATTTTGCATTGATCCTGGAAAAGATTTCAACTGGCGCGAGTACGATGGAAGTGATGGAAACTGGATACTAACGGACCGTGAACATATTGCGCTACTTAAAGAATATTTGGATATAGTGCATGCTACGGGCATCGAAAGTCCCGACGATGAAATTTACTACGACGATTACTCGGACGATGAgtatgaaaagaaaattgcgGAGGGAGAAATAGTATTCACATCCGATGAGAATTATAATCACAATGTCGGCACAACTTCTTCGACACCCGTTGTTACAACTGTGTCCTCGGCAGTTGCTTCCATGACAGCTTCCAATCAATCATTACCTGGGGGTGTAAGCGGAAAAGATGTTGGAAGCAAAAGTAAAGCGGCAAAGCAACTACAAAGTGTAGCAAAACAATTTGGTAGTATTGGGAAATCAATGAGTAGAAAGTTGCGTAAAAATATTGGTTCAATTACACGTATCGGAAGTAAAAATAGCCATAGCGGTAGTACTACGGGCGGTGCCAGTAGTAAAAAATCTCAATTTAATGATAAAAGTAATTTTCGCAGTGAGCTTCCGCGGTTCCGAATTTTGTGTGCGCAATTAAAATCACGGCGTCACGAATATCAGGAAGAAATGATCAAAAATTACCTAGAATGCGCTCAAGAACGTTATCTTGAAGCGGAGAAAATGCGCGACAGAAAGGAAATTGAACGTCTGACCAAATATGTCGCAGAAGTTGGTCAGCTTCATCGCGAACACGAAGAATATCCTGGTGACAGTGAAAGTCCAGAAGTATCACGAATGGTTGGAGGAGAGCCGGTCAATTGTATCAATGCTGGTTGTCTGAATTACGGTACTGCTGCGACTAGTTATATGTGCCTAGAATGTTATGAAATGCAATGCAAGAGAGAGTCATCAAAATGTATCGTAGATTCGACGGACTACACTCTTCGCTACGGGACGGGCAAGTCCAAATTTTACGCCGAAGCTGACATGGATGCACACGATCGCATACAGAAATTACCTTCGGCAAGGCGTTTAAACGATCTTGATCAAACACTGTATTTATCACGATCTACCTTCTACAATGATACCAAACCCGAAGACATGCATTCTTCATCAAACTCGGTCTACAAGAATGTTGTTACAATTGCTGGTGTGGATCAGTCATCCAATGCTAGTGGGCTTAATAGACAACACTCATACCAGCAACAACTTTATCATAATCATCACCAGTCGCAACATCAGCCTCATTATCATAGAGACGAAGAAATAAGTAAACCACCTCATCAGCAGCATGTGAGTACAGGTATGTGTACTGAATATGCAACCAGTGCCAAACCACCCATCGGGCCATCCTCATCCGGTTCTACGACTTCCAGTTCTAGTGGCATTGTAGCATCTATTTACTCTCCCGGAGGAAGCGTCGTCAGCGCTACTAACAGCACTAACATGCCGTACACTCGTACTGGTGCAATGTGTGTGGTAAATCTTCCACCAGTATCTAATGGTATAGAAAACACAGTTACAGGAACAGGCCAGTTTGCATGTAATCATAACGGATTAGTTGCTTCACATGGCTCATTGGGAAATACAAATGAAACCACAAGATCGTTACATCCTttttcatcatcgtcatcttcTTCCTCTATCGGTGTAGTTGGTGGAAGTAGTGTACTGCAAACATCACATCCAACAGTAAACAGCAGCCATTATGGCAAAAATCAGCTATGTCGTACAGAGGGTTGCAAATTTTACGGTAGTATCAACACCaacttttattgttctaaatgCTGTCAGGAgtacaatatttaa